Sequence from the Terriglobales bacterium genome:
TTCCATGCCAAACAGGTAGGTGACCTCACGGTGCTCGTAGCGGTTGTCACCCTCTTCCGGGGAGATGCGCTCGCCGGTATACTCCACCACTTTGGTTTTGGCGGGAATTGGGGCAGTGGCATAGCAGCCAACAGCATGGATGTCTGAGGATCGAAGTATGAGGCCCATGGTTTTGAACTTTCGATTATTCACATTGATGTTGGATCAGGTGTTGTGAAATTTTTCCGGAGAGGGCTGAAATCTTGTTTTTAAGAAAAGGTTCGAAATCAGAGCGGACACCTCGACCGAGACTTTTATTCTCCCGGGCGTGCGCTCGGGCTTTTCCACGCTTCTCCCGAAGGAGCTTGAAAAGCTCGTGCGCCTCTTGCCGCATCTTTTCCAATTCTGAGCAAGCCATAGGATGAGTATACCTGCAAGCCTGCAGAACTTCGTGCCTCTTGTTGTTTGGTACTGGTCTACCGTTTGGGCTGAAACGGCGAGGAATTCGGAGCGCGCTTCCTCCCCGATTGGTAAAATCTTCGCTGGTCCACGTTTTACCAGGACCACGTTAGAAAACAGGAGATCGGAATATGCAAGCTGAACTGGAAAATCGCGAAGAAGTACGGATGTCTCTGTGGAAGCCAGTGTTCTTTATCAGCATAGTGCTGCTCGTACTGGCGCCAGCCTATGCAAAAGGCAAAGCTCCAAAACCGGTAACTGTGAATCTGCAAAATGCCCAAGGTCAGAGCGTTGGCACAGCCACGCTCTCCCAAGCTACTAACGGAGTAAAAATCAAACTTAATTTGCGTGGACTGCCTCCCGGTGAACACGGCATCCACGTCCATCAAAATGCCAAGTGCGAAGGGCCGGATTTCAAATCAGCCGGCGGACACTTCAATCCCGACGGAAAGCATCACGGCTTGCAGAACCCTGATGGGCCGCACGCCGGCGATATTCCTAACTTCACTGTGGACGCCAAGGGCAAGTCGAAGGCTACCGTGATTGCTCCGAATGTGACGCTGGGGGATGACGCTCATTCCGTTTTCACCGGTGGTGGCACGGCGCTCGTGATCCATGCTAAGGCCGATGATGGGAAGACTGATCCTTCAGGAAACTCAGGTGACCGAATCGCCTGCGGCGTGATCACAAAATAGAAGCTGGGTCTTACGATCCTACGAACCGCGCGTACAAGCTGCGGGCGACACCGGTATCGGTTGTTCCTTTGATAATGGCGCGGCCATCGGGGAAGAGAGTCATCTCGTAGGGGTCGCGCCAGAATTTCAGTACAAACTCATTGTGCTTCACCGTGCCGTGAGGCGTCAGCTTGCGGCTCATCTCGGTGAAGTCCACGGGGCGGTGCTGCTCGTGGATCTGCACAGAGTTACGTCCGCATAGAGTAATATGCGGCCGGCCCTCTCCCGCCAGATAAACAAACTCGCGCTGCTGGCAGACCGTGCACTGCTCGCGAGGACGCTCAGCGTTGATCTCCGCGCGTTCATTCGTCCAAGCATCCCAGGAGAGCAGGGTGCGGCGCAGCTTGTCTTTCGCTCCGAGCAGGA
This genomic interval carries:
- a CDS encoding superoxide dismutase family protein, translating into MQAELENREEVRMSLWKPVFFISIVLLVLAPAYAKGKAPKPVTVNLQNAQGQSVGTATLSQATNGVKIKLNLRGLPPGEHGIHVHQNAKCEGPDFKSAGGHFNPDGKHHGLQNPDGPHAGDIPNFTVDAKGKSKATVIAPNVTLGDDAHSVFTGGGTALVIHAKADDGKTDPSGNSGDRIACGVITK